The following are encoded together in the Phragmites australis chromosome 19, lpPhrAust1.1, whole genome shotgun sequence genome:
- the LOC133900095 gene encoding chalcone synthase C2-like: MAAAGAKVTVEEVRKAQRAEGPATVLAIGTATPANCVYQADYPDYYFRITKSEHLADLKEKFKRMCDKSMIRKRYMHLTEEILQENPNMCAYMAPSLDARQDIVVVEVPKLGKAAAQKAIKEWGQPRSKITHLLFCTTSGVDMPGADYQLTKLLGLRPSVNRLMMYQQGCFAGGTVLRIAKDLAENNRGARVLVVCSEITAVTFRGPSESHLDSLVGQALFGDGAAAMIVGADPDESVERPLFQLVSASQTILPDSEGAIDGHLREVGLTFHLLKDVPGLISKNVERALEAAFAPLGISDWNSIFWVAHPGGPAILDQVEAKVGLDKARMRATRHVLSEYGNMSSACVLFILDEMRKRSAEDGQATTGEGFDWGVLFGFGPGLTVETVVLHSVPIAAGAAA, translated from the exons atggcggcggcgggggcgaaGGTGACGGTGGAGGAGGTGAGGAAGGCGCAGCGCGCGGAGGGCCCGGCCACCGTGCTGGCGATCGGGACGGCGACGCCGGCCAACTGCGTGTACCAGGCGGACTACCCGGACTACTACTTCCGGATCACCAAGAGCGAGCACCTCGCCGACCTCAAGGAGAAGTTCAAGAGGATGT GCGACAAGTCGATGATCCGTAAGCGGTACATGCACCTGACGGAGGAGATCCTGCAGGAGAACCCCAACATGTGCGCCTACATGGCGCCGTCGCTGGACGCGCGGCAGGACAtcgtggtggtggaggtgcCCAAGCTGgggaaggcggcggcgcagaAGGCGATCAAGGAGTGGGGCCAGCCGCGGTCCAAGATCACGCACCTCCTCTTCTGCACCACCTCCGGCGTCGACATGCCCGGCGCCGACTACCAGCTCACCAAGCTGCTGGGCCTGCGCCCCAGCGTGAACCGCCTCATGATGTACCAGCAGGGCTGCTTCGCCGGCGGCACGGTGCTGCGCATCGCCAAGGACCTCGCCGAGAATAACCGCGGCGCGCGCGTGCTGGTGGTGTGCTCGGAGATCACGGCCGTCACGTTCCGCGGCCCCTCGGAGTCGCACCTGGACTCGCTCGTGGGCCAGGCGCTGTTCGGCGACGGCGCGGCGGCCATGATCGTCGGCGCCGACCCCGACGAGAGCGTGGAGCGGCCGCTGTTCCAGCTGGTGTCCGCCTCGCAGACCATCCTGCCGGACTCGGAGGGCGCCATCGACGGCCACCTCCGCGAGGTCGGCCTCACCTTCCACCTCCTCAAGGACGTGCCGGGGCTCATCTCCAAGAACGTCGAGCGCGCGCTGGAGGCCGCGTTCGCGCCGCTGGGCATCTCCGACTGGAACTCCATCTTCTGGGTGGCGCACCCGGGCGGGCCGGCGATCCTGGACCAGGTGGAGGCCAAGGTCGGGCTCGACAAGGCCCGGATGCGCGCCACCCGGCACGTGCTCTCCGAGTACGGCAACATGTCCAGCGCCTGCGTGCTCTTCATCCTCGACGAGATGCGCAAGCGCTCTGCAGAGGACGGCCAGGCCACCACCGGCGAGGGCTTCGACTGGGGCGTCCTCTTCGGCTTCGGCCCCGGCCTCACCGTCGAGACCGTCGTGCTCCACAGCGTCCCcatcgccgccggcgccgccgcatGA